In a single window of the Bacillus rossius redtenbacheri isolate Brsri chromosome 8, Brsri_v3, whole genome shotgun sequence genome:
- the LOC134534827 gene encoding ER lumen protein-retaining receptor: MNIFRLLGDLAHLLAIIILVLKIWKTRSCAGISGKSQILFALVYTTRYLDLLTTFISAYNTFMKVVFIGTSYATLYLMYVKFKATYDHNHDTFRIEFLVLPVVVLALLINHEFTVLEILWTFSIYLESVAILPQLFLVSKTGEAESITSHYLFALGSYRALYLLNWIYRYYFESHYDLIAIVAGVVQTVLYCDFFYLYITKVLKGKKLQLPA, from the exons ATGAATATCTTTCGGCTTCTTGGAGATTTGGCGCATCTTCTTGCAATCATCATCCTGGTGTTGAAAATATGGAAGACAAGATCGTGTGCTG GTATATCCGGGAAGTCGCAGATTCTATTTGCTCTTGTTTACACCACACGATACTTGGATCTGTTGACGACATTCATCTCAGCATACAACACATTTATGAAAGTAGTGTTCATCGGCACATCGTACGCTACTCTTTACCTTATGTATGTCAAGTTTAAGGCAACGTATGACCATAATCATGATACCTTCAG GATTGAGTTTCTGGTTCTCCCAGTCGTCGTGTTGGCCCTACTCATCAACCATGAATTCACTGTTCTTGAG ATCTTGTGGACCTTCAGCATCTACCTGGAGTCGGTGGCCATCCTACCGCAGCTGTTCTTGGTGTCCAAGACGGGCGAGGCAGAGAGCATCACCTCCCACTACCTCTTTGCGCTGGGCTCGTACCGCGCCCTCTACCTGCTCAACTGGATCTACCGCTACTACTTCGAGTCGCACTACGATCTGATTGCCATCGTGGCCGGCGTGGTCCAGACGGTGCTCTACTGCGACTTCTTCTACCTCTACATTACCAAAG TGTTGAAAGGAAAGAAACTACAGCTGCCTGCCTAA